TATTGAGTTAGTAGTACCAGGCAAGTACCAATACAGCCATCAATTTGTGCTTCTACTCATGTTTTTGTGACCTATGGAGCACAGGCCTGCTACTCCAGAGTTACCAGCCCCCTCACCCAGGGGTGTCAGAGTCAACATTACCTCCCCAGGTCCCAGCTCAACACCGCCTGgctccagctctgcctccagGATGTGTCCTCCgaacagaggaggcagggccaAACCTGAGAAATCCTCCATCATCTGTGAGGCAAGACGAAGGagattctttgttttgtttgttgaattaagaaacaatagaaaaacacagacagtcagtcagacagtcagacagacagaagggcagtcagtgacacacacacacacacacacacacacacacacacacacacacacacacacacacacaatgtaatctGTTTGCGTCTGtgatgcaaaacaaaatcagactGATTAGAATTATGAATCAGTATTTCCATATCCATTTCGGATATATTTGTCAAGGCAAGTTCACTCTTATCAGTATCACTTGTATCATCGATTAAACAATACCATGACGCACCAGTGTCTAGCAGTCAGAGGATCATCAGACTTCGCTACAACAACAAGCTAGCTACTTACATTTATGAGTTCTCAGTCCAAAAACTGATGTGTGCCCAGCAGCTGTGAACCTGCCGCGTGTTCAAAGACCCGCTGCTAACTGTCTCCTAGAGGACGAGTTAAGACGGGATAACAACACAATCCATGACTGAAATATTCAAGATAACGCAATCAATCGTAGTTCTTctggattcacacacacactcccgatTAATGTTTTTACGCGACGGGCGCAATAATTATACGTCATTTTCGAACTCCTGCATTTCCCATGAGCACTAGCTGTACTGAAACTACAGAAGACAACATGGCGGGTTGGTACATATTTTGTTATCTTTTGGACAACTAAGCAGGGAAATTtagattgatttgatttacgACTAGCCTACGTAAATAGTTTGAATATTAGCAATTACGTCAATGAAACTGTAGAGttgttttctttaaaatgaTGTTATCAATACGAAACAAAACGAAAAATGTGACCTTGGACGTGTTGCTAACGTTGGCTACTTagcactagctaacgttagcaagctaGTTAGCTGTGGAGGATTGTGTTTTACattacctgcctgtctgtttgcAGGGGTTGGAGCCTTCCTAAAGAATGCATGGAACAAGGAGCCAGTTATATTGGCGTCCTGTGCACTGGGGCTTCTAGGTCAGTCACCAACCTGGAattcagaagtgtgtgtgtgtgtgagtgtgagagagagagagagagagagagagagagagagacttgtccCAAAGAATGGTCTCATTACATCCCATTAGCCTGTATTCATCTATCACTCAGGGTTGGAGTGGTTGACCATCTCCTGTTCAGTCTCATTTTAGATTGGAGATCTATTTACTATGAGATGGTTAAGAAAAGCAATGGTCATTTAACACCACAAGAGCTGAAATGCATTAGATTAGTGCAAATTGTAGTGTAgggactgtgtatgtgtgatgtacTTTATGTGAGTTAGACGATCTTTGTATTTCCTCAGGTGCTGTTCTACCATTTGTCAGTCCTCTCTCAAAGTATTCAGGCATGATAAATGAAGCTGTGCCATACAACTACCCAGGTAAACACTTGTAACTTTACAGCAGATTGTGTTTCACTGCTGTCCAAAGATGTTGCACAATAGAGAAGCGTCTGAAAACATTCACCAGTCTAATGAATATACTTGAACCAAACATTCAAAGCTCCTTTTCGTTGTCTCCCTAATACAGTCCCTGTGCGAGACGATGGAAATATGCCTGATGTCCCCGCCCATCCCACTGAAGCAAAAGGACCGAACCTGGAATGGCTTAAAAAGCTGTAACTTCACATTCTCTCAATCAATGCCTGTGCTGTACCTCTGTTCCTGTTTATCTGCATAGCTGCTCCACTTGTCAATGGCCCACAATAAAGATTCTTTATTTAATACCACTTTGTGCTGCATGGATTTGGTTTGGATCATGCATTCACTAAATTTGGATTGAATGCATGATTAAGTACATTATAACCTCTTATTAAAGACAATGTTAGACAATGTTTTCTTAGTCTACTTGTCTGGTTAAACAAGGTGTAAGAGTATCATTTCTAGTCTAAACCTTTGAAATATGCAGAAAACACCATATATTTTGTTGCAGAGATGTTTATTGATTTCATCTTTGAACAATATAGTGATGATACGAATAAGATTCCAAGGCATGTTTATGTTTTATGCTGTGCAACACACGGCAACAGATGTAGGGTATATCAGCTGTTTGAGATTGCAGAAAAAGGCCGTTGGGAAAACAAAAGCAGACATATTAAATTGCTTTTTTGATGCACAAAGTTGtccatttcaaatttaaaggtcAGGGTACTCTGAGAAAAACACTAGGAATTTCTCtcagattttttaaatgttgtggGACAACTTAATTGGGGCAAAGTGGATCAAAACCTTAACTTGACCATAATTAGCCCCCATTAGGCTGTCCCACATAAAATTGAAACATTGGGCGGAAAACTTATGTCCTGGTTCTTTTCATAGGCTTCTCTAAGGACAGCCTCTAAATACTGTCTGGAGCTTCAACTTTGTTGTTTAATTATTTCAAGAGGTCTGcaagaaatcttttttttaattttcaccaTAAGGCTGCTGTTAGGCTGCTTGACCAACATCCCAATCATCCAAAACATTCACAAATGCTAAACTGAATCTTAATTTAAGAGACACTGTAAAAAAGCATGGCGGTCCAAAGTTAAGATTTCTGTTTGCGATCCCAGAACTAATCATGAGATTTTTGAAACTAAGCTTGAACACAACCTTAATCCCTCAGAAGAGGCTTAGGCTGATGACCTGGAATCAGCTTTACACTGCTCAGAAAATGAATTCCTTGCTTCATGCCCATATTAACTTACTTGGGTAAGTAAGATAAGTAGCTGAACAACATGTGCAGTAATACTGTGTGAAGCCTGTTAAAAGGTAGACTCAGCAGTGGCAGTTAAAATATGGGACTGTGTGAATCAACAAGACGGACTTGTGCCACCTTGTGGGCATTATAACGATATAACACCTGTGTccatttgtgtctgtgcatttattgccccctccaccccccaaacATACACTCATATGGATATGTCTCTGACAATGATCTCACAGTAATGAATGTACCTTTAGAGAAATACAGTTTCCCTGGTTTGTTTTCTAAGACTTAAAGGGttaccatgcacacacaaagcaaaagcggagaactgtttttcttttcttcatagaacatttatttcaaaacgtcaatattcagtatttcaggTAAGGAATGTCCTCCCCAGCAGTATTCCTCATGATATAATGTCTTCTGCAGTCACCAGGATCTCATATTAA
The Centroberyx gerrardi isolate f3 chromosome 12, fCenGer3.hap1.cur.20231027, whole genome shotgun sequence genome window above contains:
- the ndufa3 gene encoding NADH dehydrogenase [ubiquinone] 1 alpha subcomplex subunit 3 is translated as MSTSCTETTEDNMAGVGAFLKNAWNKEPVILASCALGLLGAVLPFVSPLSKYSGMINEAVPYNYPVPVRDDGNMPDVPAHPTEAKGPNLEWLKKL